A region of the Lucilia cuprina isolate Lc7/37 chromosome X, ASM2204524v1, whole genome shotgun sequence genome:
aaataatcaatagtaatattaatttatataatagtaATTTAATTGATTAGTAATCAAAATTTAACAGCTATGATTTATATACaagaaacaatttataaattgtattaacaaagtttaactacacatttacaatatttttatgtttgtatcacatagataaaaaaatttaaattttttaagatttatgaagaggtaaataaaaaatgtgaaaaataattGGTTTGTAAtagtatacaaaaattttcaaatttttttaaacattaaaatatttatttcgtttaagaagttttttgtatttgtagttATTTCACCAAATATTCCGTCACAGATGACACCTGTAAACCAaataaatgttagaaaaaaactaaatatatttaaatgataaaCAACTATATTACCAATTTAAAATTGTCATggataaacaattgttttttactGTTGACGGATTGAGCCTTGGCCTTTTCTCTACTATGCATGATCCAGCCATTGAAAATGCTACTTCGGATGACGCTAAGGTTGCCGGTATTCCAAACAATATGTTTGCTAATATTGCAACCCTTGGAAAAACCTATAATTAATATGTTGAAGATTTTAAAAAGCATATAAATTATCgtcaatttattaaatattgtttaatgtaatatacataatatataaatatttcacttttaattttacCTTTTGGTGCTCCTTCCACCATTCTAAACTTTCCGTCTCCGAAACTGATGTATTTAGATACTTTTGTATCTCCTTTAACATATCATCCTCAATCGAGTTTGCTTCGGAACTCataaaatttagcatttttctgcgcgtatttgaaattttctaagttataaaaaaaaataaaatatcattagacaaaaacaaatcatagaactgataaaatttttaatattgtaatatGTATTTCAGCGGGAATTCGTCAAATgtatattaacaaatataattgCTCAATTCACAAtgaagttgtatattgtacctactaaagtttagtaacagtgattgtgaacagatctttgcagcaagtcataagtttatgttctcaatgaaaaaaaaaaaaacaatcaaaacaaatacacataacaatgtcaaaagaaaaaaaataaaaaaatattaaattaattaaaaatgcgaaataaaccaaattaatttctttgaattttcaattcttttattttctttattccacattttaaactaataaaaaactgtttttaataaaattttagtttttttgttttcgtttttgtaaacagctgtttgtttttgatttcagtgttaccactttatcgttttttatgctaaaatcgtttgaatttttgtttatatgttgaaataaacaattggcaacactacaatttattacaacattcgaaaaacatatgaaaaattgtcatatgagttgtatagagcttttgcatagaaaataccaacaacattgttatgactattgtagcagctgctgacatacaacgctacaaaatcgattgtgaattgaacaaatatttttttggttattaagTAAATGtgttacaattaaaaaataatgagaatttttcacaaatataattatagagtagatatatttttatatttatatttttatacattttgtacttACGTTTATTTTTTCTGGTTGATCGGCAGGAGTAAGGATACTAGAAGGACTTTCGCCGATTCCATGTTTCagcaattcaaataaaattaatttttctttggttATTGGATTTGCAACATCCCCTTCCAATACGAAATCGTCCGGCAAACTATCGGAGTGTGGAATTCTTTTAATGTAGTTCTCTAGTTTACACCAATCTTTGTGGCACGGGTCCATCAAAGCCGCTAAAACATGTACTTTTAggattttaaatcttttataaaaatgttgtttagcATGATCGTATAAATTGATTATAATATCAAATGACGCCAAGTCCGCTTTCTCAACCATACTCATATAAATGttctcaaaaaaatatacacatgttGAAATGGTGGCGTATTCTTGACCTTGTAGGTACGTTGTTGCCTccgaaaaaatttccaaaaagtctcttaattcatttattattcCCTGCTCCATCTCTGGAATAAGCAGGTTGTCTTTCTTTATTTGTaacaacaatatatttattatctccatattttctataaaactgttTAGCATGTATAAAATTGAGTTCCAACAGAATTTTTTAACGTATTTAAACTGGGGGCTTTTAAAGCCTCTTCTAAATCTTCCTCTAGTTGTCCTATGGAGAAGTTATTGTCTGCATCAATACAATTATTGATCTCTTGTATGGAGTGCAAAATATTTAACGCGTTatcttgttttttaattatctgCAGTTTTAGGATTTCTTCCCCTTTATAAGTAAGAGCACGAAATATTTTCTAAGGGTTGccaataatattgtttattgttgtaaaGGATGAGTTGTTTAGGAGGTCGTGTACCAAAAATCTATGAAGTTTGTGAACCATACAATCAAAACgttgaattttttgaattttaagtgCCGAAATAATATTCGATCCCAGTCTGTTATtgctgtaatttttttattatcaatttcaaaaaactttaatgTACTACAAATTTGCTCTCCGATTAGTTTGCCGGTATGAGGATGTGGAAATTGTTCCGTTTTAAGAGATACACTTTGCAGTGTAAATTCTTTACAGTAATGAATTTTGATGTTGATGTAGGATAGTCTTTTAAAACGGTCTGTCCACATATCAGTGACCAAAGATATGTTAGTTGgagatgtttttaaaatatctttgacGGAATTTAAGTAAAAGTCGTATACGTCATTTAATGCAGCAACTCCAACCGTTGTTGAACTCGGAAAAGAAATTGAAGgatctaaattttttacatatttttggaaACCTGTCCTTTCAACAATACTAAATGGCTGCAGGTCTATGCAGCACATTTCACATAAACGTCTCgcatgtaaaaattttgtgttcttTGATGTCGACGTTAATGACTTTCTAGTTAacgctaaagtttttttttaaatttaaagattttatgtcGACGTTGTGGCAGTTTTTTAGATGATTTGTGTAATTCGTAGTGGATGTAGTTGATTTAAATCTATTTAGTAAgcaagattttttgaaattagtttaaaaactgaattttaactatacaaatttcaataacttttcgaaatcgaaattttgtttaatttaagtttGAAAACTGGATTTTGAGTAGAAAATGTTCGacatttttcaaaatcgtttggaaatcgaaattttaagagaaattttagtttgaaaactgtattttaactagaaaactttcatttttttcaaaattgattgaaaatcaaaattttgaatgaaaaagtGATTTTCAAGGTAATTTAAGTTTGAAAACTGGATTTTGAGTAGAAAATGTtcgatatttttcaaaatcgattgaaaatcgaaattttaagagaaattttagtttgaaaactccattttaactagaaaaatttaatttttttcaaactgtatttttatagaatttttttttcaaaattgatcaaaattcaaaattttggaagaaaaagacttttttttaaattactcaaaaattaaaaattgtgtttttaactagaaaaatgtcgttattattttgtttaaaattttaaaaatgaaactaaTTCTCAAAAAAAACTTATCCTTTTAAAATGACATCCTCTTGAaagcaaattttacaaaatttgtaattgACTAGGACCTTTTTCCTGGATACTGATAAGTATCCAAAATACTGCCAGCAAGGGGCTTGACTGTTGGGGGTTACAATTATTTCGGCTGTATTTTTTAATGcaccttttttttaatatacgaTTGGTAAAAtgataagtttttttcttcctcTTCCTCTGAAGATTCTTCTGCAGATTCCTCGTTACAAACAGTTGAAAAAAATTGGTCAAGCGTGCTCTGCTCcatattttagtttagtttaaaagggtTGTATATCAATGTATACATCCACTCGGAGACCCAATAGTCCATTGTGAATCCCTTTAATAAAAGACAAGGAGAAAACagaagaaaacagaaaaaaggaGAGATGAGAAGAATGAGATTTTCCCTTCAAAAAGAGAACAGAAAGGGAAATCCTTAATTGTCTATTAactgaaaatccaaaaagttcCCCTAATGAAGCCCATAATGTCGCCTAGGTTACACCCTGCTACATCTCCTAGTTCATCGTGGAATCTTTTACCTAGCCATTTCAGTCTCAGACTCTGTAATCTGGGACAGTGGCATAAAATATGCTCTACTGTCTCCAGTTCCTCTTCGTCCTCACACAACCTGCAAAAATCCTGTGTGTTACCGACCCCATTACCCCTAAAGGCTCCAATTGAGCAGTGTCCGGTAATTACCCCTACTAAAATCCTTGTACTCTTCCTGTCCAATCCTAATAGCATTCTGGTTGCTTTTCGATTTAACTTCGGCCATAGTGTCCTAGAAACCCTACAATCCAGTCTACTGTACCAGGATTGGTTGGTGGTTTTTTTGAAGTATTCGGAAATTACATTCATCCGGAAGTCTGTAGGACACTCTTATATTGTTGTCTACCAAATAAACCCCGGCACCTGTGCCAGAGTCCATCTTGGATCCGTCAGTGAAAACTGCACACCCCTCAAACAATACTTCGGATCCTTCCCACTCATCCCTACTAGGAATCAGTATTGAAGGTGTTACTCCGAAGTCCAGGGTCGTAACCAAATGATCAGAAATACCCTCCGTACTTCCCTCAATCCCTGTTAGACCTGCCTCGTACAGTATTCTAGTGTGGCCTACCCGCTTTGGTCTTACTAGAGCTGATTCAAACAGTCTGAATAAGTTCCTAGCTGCTACACTCTCAACATATTTCTCAATTGGGAGCAGATTCAGAATAATATCCAATGCTGCTTGCGGTGTACTGCCCCTGGCACCTGTTATGCCGATAGAAGCACACCTTTGAGCCTTACTGAGTATTAATCTGTAGCTGCATTTCCTCATTCCTACCCACCACACAGTACAACCATAGGTAATGATGGGCCTTACTACCGACGTGTAAATCCAATTTACCATGTCCGGTCGCAAACCCCAATTCTTACCAATGGAGTTTCTGCACGTGTAATAGGCATTGAGCCCCTTTTTAAGCCGTTCCTGTATATTCTTCTTCCAAGACAATTTTTGGTCGAGGAAGGTCCCTAGATACTTGGCTCCCTCTGATAATTTCAGTTCAACGCCGTCTAATCTCGGCAAGCTAAAACTCTCAACTTTATATTTTCTAGTGAAAAGTACTAGCTCCGTCTTAGATGGATTCACACCCAACCCATTCCTGTTTGCCCAGGTTGATAGATCATGATCTGCTCCATAActatcatcaaaaaatattgaaatatatacaaataaattaattaatggaAAAAAACAAGAGACAGAATTTAATTGTTATGAATGTAATTTTTAACTGAAAAAATCAGAATCGTAGAAACGTCATAGAGATATTTTGAGTACATGAAAGTTTTTCATGTACTCAAAATATCTCTATGACGTTTCTATGATATTTTGACCTATGTATATTTATCAATTtcttcaataaacttttttcttgatttttataataaaaatcaaaaataacaattatttttgatttttattataaaaatacattttctgttttaaaaattatttgtgttttttattattgattttcattcgaaaaagttgtcagtaattgttattgaaaaaataaaaaaatacaaatcaaaacttctgtttttgagaaattaaataaaaattttgaaataaattttaactttggtatttttcaataaaaacaataacatttactGTCTGTGAAAAACActtctttaataatttaataaataataaatttacttaccTTCAATTCTAagtatttttttccacttttaataaatattttcaataattttttaatacactaaatttcttttaaatttcactttaaaatcAAACGCATTAAACAACCTCACTTTTGAACGACTTTTGTGTGAATAAAccgaaaaataatttatgtatgtgcTTTTGACTGCAAAAAGGAATTAATAacggttgttttttttttcttatagcaACTGacaatttatatgaataaatatataCCTTAGCAACACAAAAAGTGCATTTtttcttatgatttttaatGCGTCGGTAACGAAAAAACCTGTTTTTACTAATACAATCAAACTAAGAATAAAGGAAAAAatgagagaaagaaaaaataaaagttgcgTTTTTTGTTTTGACCGGCTTTAATTAGCCGACACGAGCCGTCAAAATCGGCGGCGCCGATTTTGAGCCGATCGGCTTGTTTCTCTGCTGGCAAGACTGGGTACATTCCTATATAtctgttgaaaacaaaatagGAGGAGCTATggagttaaaattttgaacaagtATTTTTTGTGGATGAAAATGAATTtagaaatgcaaaaatttttaagaaaccaaaatgttttttttacaataatatgaggatcggtcaataatcgaTATAAAGATctcatcagaaaattacttaacgTACATGACTCTCTTAAGGTGCAATTAGAGGACTTAAATGCTTTGTTATGGCAACTAAatatcattatatttttgtcaaaggtgtatatggtcggcctcgcccgactataatttcttacttggttaatatgtatgtacgcTGAtaaagttttagtataaaacattTGGAGTctagattttataattttccaggTTAACAAGGCCTCTACTGCTGGTGcgcttatttatgtttaaaatatttatattcagctgaatataatagtaaatatttagtCAAATTGAATAACGAGAACCCGTGCCGGGATTTGattgaaatgtataaaatttcgtTAACCCATTTTCGGCGTTTACTCACTTTCCAGggctaaaattttatacaagtaagtttttttgcattattaaataaaataagattcATCTAAACAAAATCGATAATTTTGACCACCTGTAATTTTCACatttgtgaaataaaaaaattaatgaaataatctttttttgttaaattcattttcagcaaaatatctaaaatttttggtatagaaaagtagttatttcataaatttattggtAATGATTGGTAATTAGTAGTCATTATCAATCatattactttatttatatgGAAATGTTATAGCCGAATTGTCTAGCATATCTATATAACAAACAAGAGGCTGGTGGTATGAGCCCTGCTTGATTccaaatactttttataccctacaccactttagtggggagggtatatgtgctgatgtttgtaacatagaaaaatattcgtccaatacccaccttaaagtataccaatcggcttagaatcattttctgattcgattaagctatgtccgtccgtccgtccgtctggttgtccatgtaaatcttttgcctcaattttaaagataattagatgaaatttggcacacacgcccaaggacgaagcctattgaaaatgattaaaatcggtccattatttcgactagcccccacaCAACCGTACACCCCAAATAGCGCCTTTTGgctaataattaatttcaacgatctattatgttaacaaaagtcgacaaaacttagttttatagaactttaaatgacactaccgatttttgtaatgatcgggcttcatttgatcctatcccccatacaaactccccttcagaaaatgacttaaaggtcaaaattcacttacaaacactaataacacttttaaattttacataaataatattgaagaagacttaactccccctaccaacatttttaatgataaggccatattttgccctactcccctttaagctctcttaaaaaatctctttttttgtcaaaaaaagaaaaaatattccgaaataaagttaaaaaataaacaaaatgctttatttttttaaataatccccatttttaacatacatactgactggtgtagggtatcatatggtcggctacgcccgactatacattcatacttgttttgttttaaaaagcacttggaaaaaatttgtgttagctttaaatttcaaacttacattattcgcatataaattattgtacaataactcacaatctactctcatataattgaaacgttttaaatacttttttctattcattaaaaaatatatttgcaaaacaaaagggaaaattattttattttaacaaaaaatgcaaatcatatttttttgctgtgtattttttgtatgtttggattccaaacatgcaaaaaaatacacagctgaataaaaccatatacatctccacacacacgtgtacatctttttctatatacagtgttgtttttgacattttttgatgaaattttcagaggttgtctcggatttttgctcatatctccgttgtTTACCgactgattttgctgattttaaatagcgattttctcgaaagcatgtctaatagaattattgaagattcggatctcgccgatatctggggtcctctaaaatctgatttaaacagacagacggacatggcttaatagactccgctatttataaggacccatactttatagggtcggaaaattatattatagaaattacaaacggaataacaaacttatatatacccttctcacgaaggtgaagggtataaaaataaaaaattaaatcttcccCAGCCCACAgtggtataaaaaaaaaaaaaagcatattacatacatatttccatACATGAGAATATGAAGAAAACTGCGTAgcaatatttaaataagtacatgcgaatatgaaaaaagtgcgtgtgcaaaaaaaaaaacagtatattttacttatttctttTATGCATTTACTTtaataagagaaaataaaatcttatttaagtCAATCTGCATAGAActaccaaaattaaataaataagtaagcTTTTATGTGCATCGTTCACACTAGAAATGAAATCTAAGATAAGCATTTTTCATGAATACAACTGTAggtaagccatgtccgtctgtctgtccgtctgtctgtctgttgaaatcagtttttagaggcaACCAGATATCGGCGtgatctgaatcttcaataattcagttagacatgctttcgagaagatcactaaaatcagcaaaatcggtctataaataacggagatatgagcaaaaatccgagacaacctctgaaaatttcatcaaaaaagccaaatttttttcatgctaaagcaacaacaacactatgaATTGGATATtttgatgtaggttggttttattgcgttattttgtttttgtttttctgtgtttctCGTTATGTGTATAtagatgtctgttgttttagatgccttgtgaattttgctttttatttcgtttagcgttgttgttgttcattttgtatttcttttggtttagtaataatgtagacgggaaaaaattaaaatttataaagctaatatgtttaaaatacactatggtgaagggttcaccttctatttatttttatagccttcaccttcgtgagaag
Encoded here:
- the LOC124421421 gene encoding uncharacterized protein LOC124421421 isoform X3, which translates into the protein MVEGAPKGFSKGCNISKHIVWNTGNLSVIRSSIFNGWIMHSREKAKAQSVNSKKQLFIHDNFKLVSSVTEYLVK
- the LOC124421421 gene encoding uncharacterized protein LOC124421421 isoform X2 translates to MLNFMSSEANSIEDDMLKEIQKYLNTSVSETESLEWWKEHQKVFPRVAILANILFGIPATLASSEVAFSMAGSCIVEKRPRLNPSTVKNNCLSMTILNWCHL
- the LOC124421421 gene encoding uncharacterized protein LOC124421421 isoform X1, producing the protein MLNSFIENMEIINILLLQIKKDNLLIPEMEQGIINELRDFLEIFSEATTYLQGQEYATISTCVYFFENIYMSMVEKADLASFDIIINLYDHAKQHFYKRFKILKVHVLAALMDPCHKDWCKLENYIKRIPHSDSLPDDFVLEGDVANPITKEKLILFELLKHGIGESPSSILTPADQPEKINKISNTRRKMLNFMSSEANSIEDDMLKEIQKYLNTSVSETESLEWWKEHQKVFPRVAILANILFGIPATLASSEVAFSMAGSCIVEKRPRLNPSTVKNNCLSMTILNWCHL